CTCACCTTGGTCGTGATTTTGACCATTCCCTCAGATGATCCAGGCCGAATCACTGCCAATCTTCGTGGGCCACTCCTCATGAGCCATACGAGCAAGCTTGGGAAACAATTAGTGCTTTCGGAGGACTTCCCCACTCGACATCCGCTGTTCCCATCCGCGCCTCCCTCACGGGGAGCGTCCACGGATGTGCAACCCGCCACAGAATGTCCGACGTGAGTCGTCTCCAGTGCGATGATGTTGGGCACACACTGGCTTAGGCAGCCGCCTCACGGATAGGCTGATAGCCTCGTCGGTAGGATTCCAACACGCGGACAAGTCGTGCGACTTCGAGCTCGAGTTGTGCATAAACGGGCGGCGCATCGTGAAGCGCGTTGAGCCGACCGACGGCTTCCAGACGACTGGCCGTGAGTCCGACTTCAGACGCACATAAATTGCCGGCGGTTCCTTTGAAGGTATGCGCCGCTCGTTCAACTGCGGATGAATCGGCATCAGCCAGTGCTGTTCTAATTTCGGCCAGCATCACCTGATGACGATCGAGAAACAGGCAGATGAGCTGAGCGAACAAGTCGTTGTCGCTACCGATATTTTGGTACATCCTGGCGGGATCAAAGACGCCTTGTGTCGGGCCCGTCGGAGTTGGTGGGTCCGTCTCGGAAATAGTCCGATCAGGCGGTAAGGTGGCCCACCGTGCCAGAGCCGCACGAAGTTCGTCCAATTTGATCGGCTTTGAAAGATAATCGTCCATCCCGGCGGCCAAACAACGCTCCCGATCTCCCTGCATGGCATTGGCGGTCACCGCGATGATGGGGATGTGGGGGCGAGTCTCAAGTTTCGGGTTGTATGTTTCAGGTTGCCGATCTGAACCCTCGTGGTTCGAACCTGAAACCTGAAACCTGGAATCCGAAACATATCCGCACGCCTCACCCTCTCGGATGTTCTTCGTCGTTTCAAAGCCGTCCATGATGGGCATCTGACAATCCATCAAGATGGCGGTGTAGTCACCCTTCTTCAACGCAGTCAACGCTTCCTGTCCGTTGTCGACGACGTCAGGTTGATATCCTAGCTTCTCAACCATGCGAACGGCGAGTTTCTGATTGATGATATTGTCTTCTACCACGAGCACGCGTGGGTGCTGGATGTTTTCTGCGACCGTATGTCTGGTAACGAGTTGGGGGACCGTTGAGAGCGTCCGAGGCTCTTTCGGCTTTTGGGTTTCCGCGAGGCCGAGAACGGTTCGTAAACAGTCTCGTAACTCATCATGACGAACGGGTTTCGGTAGGTAACCCATGGCGCCAGCCCGACGGGCCTCTTCTGCGTGGCCTCGTTGGAGCAGCGAAGTCATCACGACAAGGCGAATCCCGGCGCCTCCCGGATGGTCCTGGATTTCTCGGGCAAGCTGGAGCCCATCCTTCCCTGGCATGACGAAATCCAAGATGGCGAGATCGTAGGGTGTACCACGTTGCGTGGCCTCTGAAATGCGACGCAAGGCCGAATCGGCGTCCTCTGCAAGGTCGTCCGCCATGCCCCAGCCGGAGACCAAGTGATGAAGAATGAGACGGTTCGATTCGTTATCATCGACGATCAGGATACGCTTTCCGGTAAGATCTCCCATCGGAAGAATCGCACGTGGGGAGTCGGCTTGCTTGAGTAGGCGTGCCGTACACCAGAAGGTACTTCCGCGCCCTTCCGTGCTGCGCACACCGATCATCCCTCCCATCAGTTCGACAAGTTGCTTCGAAATCGAAAGGCCAAGCCCGGTGCCGCCGAACTTTCTCGTTGTTGAACTATCCGCCTGTACGAATGGACGAAAGAGTTTGGCTTGAGTATTCGGGCTGATGCCGATACCGCTGTCGGTGACTTCAAACCGAATGACGGTCGACTCGGGGAGCTCTTCTTCGAGATAGGCCTGTAGGGTCACTTCTCCTCTGTCGGTAAATTTCACCGCATTCGCCACGAGATTGGTCAGGACCTGACGCAATCGTCCGGGATCACCTTTGAGTCCGGTCGGGACCGCGGCGTGGACGAGCCCGGTCAGCTCTAGTCCTTTCGTTTCAGCGCGTTCAGCAAACTGCGCGAGCACCTGCTCGACCGTTGTGCGCAGGTTGAAGTCGAGACACTCCAGCTCCAGCTTGCCGGCCTCAATTTTGCTGCATTCCAGGACGTCGTTGATCAACTGCAGCAACGCGTCGCCGCATTGGCGTATGGTTTCGGCGTAAGACTGCTGCTCCGGCGTCAATGTGGTTTCCATGAGCAGACTTGTCATGCCGATCACGCCGTTCATCGGCGTTCGTAATTCGTGGCTGACCGTTGCCAGGAACGCCGTCTTGACCCGTGCGGACTCCTTTGCTTCCTCCAGTGCCTTGTCGAGACGGTGATTGCTCTGAAGCAGTTGGTCGGCAGAGACTTTGAGCGCCTCTTGAGTCTTGCGGACGTTCGTCATATCCGTAGCATAGCCACGAACCACCCCATGTTGAGGAAGCGGGCAGAAGGTCCATGAAAAGCTCGCGTCCGGAAGGAGGATTTCCTCGTTATGGAGCGCGCGACCGGTCTTGAGACATTGTCTGACGATGTCTTGCAGGCGGTGTGGTGCGACGTTTGGAAATCCATCAAGGCCGTAGCCGAATCGAGAGAGGAGCGCGATCATCGCGGGATTTGCATACAAGAGGCTGGAATGGTGATCCAGTTCGACCAGGGGTGAAGGGCTGTCTTCGGCGATGGCCGCTAAGCGATCACGGTCTTGTTCTAACTCCACCTCATGCGACAGGTCTCGAATGGTGATGAGCAGGACCCTCGTGTCATTGAGTGTGGTGCGGACGCAGGTCCATTCTATAGGAGTGCTCACCGTGCTGCTTCTCAGGAGCTGCTGATGTGTCGCGGAAATAGGAAGGCCTGTGTTCAAAGTGTGCTGCAATTGAGCGCAGAGGCGAGTTTCACGGGACCGAGTGAGCTTTGCCCAGAGCGTTGGGAACGACAATCCCAGACCGGAGGTGGATCCAGCTCCGAGTAATCTGATCCCTTCTCGATTCATCCCTTGAACAGTGAGAGCGGGATCGAGAATAAGGGTGGCAAACGGAAGCCCGTCAAGAAGCTCCACCGCAATGGGAACAGCCGATAGAGTGGCGACCTTGTGACGACGGGATCGTCTTCGTTTCCGGTCAGGTGTGTTCATTACGCGGCTCGTGGCACACTCGCGTCCAGATGTATGCCGACATTGACGCGCTCATTGATGGGGTCGAGTACACGCAGGACGGTTCGTACGGTATGGTCGGACGACGGTGCTGCGAGATCGATCTCAATCGGGGTGGCATAGGAGCCGCCTTGCGGATCGGTCGTGACTTTGACCAGAGGCTTCAGTCGATGCTGAGGATTGACTCCGACCACAATCGCCTGTTCGCCGGTGTTAAGTTTGAGCAAGCTTCCAACTGGGTACACCCCGATGCTTCGAATCATGGTCTCCACTAAGGTTTTCCCGAACTGGCTCCGCTCACCGGCGAGAAAGAGTTGCCGAACGGCATCATGCGGGATCATCGCAGGGCGTGTTCCCCGTCGACTCACCATGCTGTCGTAAAAATCAACGATGCCGACAATCTGGGCAAGAGGGGAGATCGTCTCGTTGTTGAGACCGCTAGGGAAACCGGTTCCGTCAGCGCGTTCATGATGTTCCCTCACGATGCGAAGAACATCTTCGTGCATTCCAGGGTGTTCGGAAAGAAGGGTCACGCCAAGCTTGCAATGCTGTTCAAGCAGGGTCTTATCTTGGCCGGAACATTCATCCCGTTTACGAACCAGATTACGCGGGAGACGGACATAGCCTGCGTCGTGGAGCAGCGCCCCCATTCCGACCAATTCCTGGTCTGATTGATCCAGGCCACTTTCAATGGCGACGATGAGAGAGAGGACGCAGGTATCCAATGCGTGACCTGTTAAGGACCGATCGAATTGTTTGATTTTCTGGATGGCTACCTGCGTGGCGATGGCCACCCGATCATTGAGAACGTGCTCCAACACGTTCGACACGATGGCTTTTGTGGCTTCAGGAGTAGGAGGCACTCCACGCTCGAGGTCATCAAAGATCCGCTCAACCGCTTCTTGGGCCTGTGCATAAATCACCACAGCGGGCTGACCACCGGGCATGGGCTCAGCGGTCTGCGCCACGTGTGATTCCTGCGGAGAAAGGGCATCGGGACCTGGTGGTTGATCGTTCATGGAGGACGGAGTCGTTGGTGAAGGAAGATCAGCGCCCTTGCTGGTATCGATTGTCACCATCCGAATCCCATGTTGTTTCATGAGCGCAATGGTCTGTACGTCGTTAACCATTCGCTTATGGAAGAGGAATGGGGTCCGATACCACGGAACATCCATGTCAACGACAAACATGCCGGGAACGAGTTGCTCGATCGCAATACGCTTGGTCGCCATAACGACTATGCTCCAGGTCAGAAGAATTGCAGGTCGGACATGCCGACGGAAGACCGATCTGTGTGTCATATCGGCGAACTCCGTGTTGAACTTGATAATTGCGGTCGAGCCCTGCCGCGTTCGGTGTTGGTGAGGGCGTGTGCGATGGATACCGTCCGTTTGGCCTCAAGACAAGGCAATGAGTGGCCGATAAGGTTCATCAGCGATGGTTCGTGTCGGCTGACAGACCTCAGGAGTCATGGGCATGAATGAAATGATCGTGTCAGTTCCTCCCGCAGCCTCGTTTCTATCGGTCGGGCTGCCGCTGAAACTATCCCTGACGCTGGATCAGCAGAAGATCATGTACGGATCGACGCTGTTGGGCTGGAAGGACCATGCCTGGCTTATCTGTGAATGGCCGTTGCAGCTCGGCCACGACCAACCCATCAGTGGCGGCACATCGTGCACGGTCAGCTACCTGCACGAGGGTAAATTGGTCGGATATCGCAGCGAAATACGAGATGTCCTCAATGCACCGGTGCCGTTGCTCTTCCTGGCCTATCCGAAAACCGTTGAAGAAATGCACATGCGTAAGCATGTGCGGGTACCATCGAATGAGCCGATCTTACTCATGCGAACCGATCAAGGACATCCATCCGAATCCGCATTGCCGACCAGTGATTATTGTGGTGGTTTGCTGAAAGATCTCAGCGAGGGAGGGTGTAGTGTCGCGTTGGTCACGCGACCTGGCTGGCTCGGCCCCGGCAGTAGAGTCCGCTTGGAGTTCGAGCTGCCTGGATTGGGACACATTACGAACCTCACCGGAATCGTAAAGAACTCCGACCGGCGCTATGGCAGCGAGATGATCGGGATTGAATTTTGCTTCAACGAGCTGGAGTACATCGAATATCGAGGGTGGGGCGGTTCCGTCCGCAACGCCATTGAACAGTGCGTCTTCCAAAAAGTCAGCGCCTCATTCCTCAACCCGTAGTCGAACTCGTCTTCGCCTCGACACCGGCTGATTCTTCCACAAGGCCTGGCAAATCTTGCCGGTAGATATGGTACTCCTCTCAGGATCTCTCGCTTTTTACCAAAATCCCCACTGATTTTCCCCGCTCATCCTGGCACACAACTTGTTAGGTGGAAACTGGGAGGAGTGCCGGTATGCCTATCAGTTCCACCGTGTCGCTTGCTGATAAGGAGGTGTCGGTGCCACGGGAGCTGGCTTTTCAATGCAACATAAGCGATCCAAGCCTCAACCCAGGCTGTGCAGGCGTGCGGTTACGAGCCCGAGAGCCACATCTGGGACCTGGTTGCTCAACACCTCCACTGACGCGTGTTGGCCGCGTTCACAGGTATTGAGTCTGTGCCGGTTCTTATTGAAACGCTGCTGCTCCATATTCTCCCGGCGGCAGGAGGTGCATGATGAAGGTGTTATTGATACCACCCACATACCGCTATACGACCCAGTATCCGTCGTTTTTGGCACCATGCGACTTTGCAAGTGGATTTGCCTATATCGCGGCGAGCTTGAAGGCTGCTGGCCACCAAGTGTTCGGATGCAACCCCAACAACGCGCCGGGGTATCCTTCGGCGCTCGACATGATTCACGACAAGATCGCACGGGCGATTGCAGATACCAAGCCGGACCTAATTGGCCTCGGTGGCCTCTGTACCGATTTTCGGTTCCTCCATGACGCATTGCATATTATTCGCCATTATGTGCCATCCGTGCCAGTCATCATGGGGGGCTCGGTCATCACCTATGATCAGGAGTTCATTCATGCAACCCTCAAACCCAACTATTCACTGGCAGGAGAAGCCGATGACACTGTCGTGATGCTGGCGGATGCCCTCGAAGGGCGCGGCGCTCTCGAAGCCATCCCGAATCTCTGCTATCAGAAGGACGGACGGTTAACGTTTACAGAAAAAAATCTCAAATTCGGACGAGATTTAAACGAGCAGCCTTTCCCTGACTATTCCATGTTTGACATTGAGGGAATGCTGGAAGCTTCGATGGCTGCACGTCCTCTGTATCGCTTTTACCGCAAGAACCCTCGGATTATGCCTATAGTAACGGCGCGGGAATGTCCATTCGCCTGCACATTCTGTCTGCACAGCCATGGGGGACGAGCGAAGTACCGAGCGCGTACCACGGAAAATGTCATGGAGGAGATCAAACAACTCTATGACCGGTATCAGTTCAACATCCTCATTCTTCTTGATGAACTATTTGCCGTGAATAAGCAGAAGCTGGATGAATTTTGCCAATCTCTGATTGAGTATCGTAGACGATACGGATGGGATTTTAATTGGATGTTTCAAACGCACGCGAATGCCAGGCTCAATCTTGAAAGCCTCATATTGGCCAAGGAGGCTGGCTGTTCATACTTCAGTTATGGTCTTGAAAGTGCCAGCAAGCGGGTGCTGAAGAGTATGAAGAAGGGCACGCAGCCTGAGCAGTATGCAGAAGCCATCGCGATGGCGGATCAGGCACAAATTGGATTCGGAGGCAACTTCATCTTCGGCGACCCGGCCGAAACGCCGGAGACCATTTCTGAAACCTTGACGTTTTACCGAGACCATTGCTCGGACATTCATTGTTTTATGAGCGGCATCCAACCGTATCCT
The nucleotide sequence above comes from Nitrospira sp.. Encoded proteins:
- a CDS encoding response regulator; amino-acid sequence: MNTPDRKRRRSRRHKVATLSAVPIAVELLDGLPFATLILDPALTVQGMNREGIRLLGAGSTSGLGLSFPTLWAKLTRSRETRLCAQLQHTLNTGLPISATHQQLLRSSTVSTPIEWTCVRTTLNDTRVLLITIRDLSHEVELEQDRDRLAAIAEDSPSPLVELDHHSSLLYANPAMIALLSRFGYGLDGFPNVAPHRLQDIVRQCLKTGRALHNEEILLPDASFSWTFCPLPQHGVVRGYATDMTNVRKTQEALKVSADQLLQSNHRLDKALEEAKESARVKTAFLATVSHELRTPMNGVIGMTSLLMETTLTPEQQSYAETIRQCGDALLQLINDVLECSKIEAGKLELECLDFNLRTTVEQVLAQFAERAETKGLELTGLVHAAVPTGLKGDPGRLRQVLTNLVANAVKFTDRGEVTLQAYLEEELPESTVIRFEVTDSGIGISPNTQAKLFRPFVQADSSTTRKFGGTGLGLSISKQLVELMGGMIGVRSTEGRGSTFWCTARLLKQADSPRAILPMGDLTGKRILIVDDNESNRLILHHLVSGWGMADDLAEDADSALRRISEATQRGTPYDLAILDFVMPGKDGLQLAREIQDHPGGAGIRLVVMTSLLQRGHAEEARRAGAMGYLPKPVRHDELRDCLRTVLGLAETQKPKEPRTLSTVPQLVTRHTVAENIQHPRVLVVEDNIINQKLAVRMVEKLGYQPDVVDNGQEALTALKKGDYTAILMDCQMPIMDGFETTKNIREGEACGYVSDSRFQVSGSNHEGSDRQPETYNPKLETRPHIPIIAVTANAMQGDRERCLAAGMDDYLSKPIKLDELRAALARWATLPPDRTISETDPPTPTGPTQGVFDPARMYQNIGSDNDLFAQLICLFLDRHQVMLAEIRTALADADSSAVERAAHTFKGTAGNLCASEVGLTASRLEAVGRLNALHDAPPVYAQLELEVARLVRVLESYRRGYQPIREAAA
- a CDS encoding flagellar brake protein; this encodes MNEMIVSVPPAASFLSVGLPLKLSLTLDQQKIMYGSTLLGWKDHAWLICEWPLQLGHDQPISGGTSCTVSYLHEGKLVGYRSEIRDVLNAPVPLLFLAYPKTVEEMHMRKHVRVPSNEPILLMRTDQGHPSESALPTSDYCGGLLKDLSEGGCSVALVTRPGWLGPGSRVRLEFELPGLGHITNLTGIVKNSDRRYGSEMIGIEFCFNELEYIEYRGWGGSVRNAIEQCVFQKVSASFLNP
- a CDS encoding DUF3391 domain-containing protein; its protein translation is MATKRIAIEQLVPGMFVVDMDVPWYRTPFLFHKRMVNDVQTIALMKQHGIRMVTIDTSKGADLPSPTTPSSMNDQPPGPDALSPQESHVAQTAEPMPGGQPAVVIYAQAQEAVERIFDDLERGVPPTPEATKAIVSNVLEHVLNDRVAIATQVAIQKIKQFDRSLTGHALDTCVLSLIVAIESGLDQSDQELVGMGALLHDAGYVRLPRNLVRKRDECSGQDKTLLEQHCKLGVTLLSEHPGMHEDVLRIVREHHERADGTGFPSGLNNETISPLAQIVGIVDFYDSMVSRRGTRPAMIPHDAVRQLFLAGERSQFGKTLVETMIRSIGVYPVGSLLKLNTGEQAIVVGVNPQHRLKPLVKVTTDPQGGSYATPIEIDLAAPSSDHTVRTVLRVLDPINERVNVGIHLDASVPRAA
- a CDS encoding radical SAM protein, encoding MMKVLLIPPTYRYTTQYPSFLAPCDFASGFAYIAASLKAAGHQVFGCNPNNAPGYPSALDMIHDKIARAIADTKPDLIGLGGLCTDFRFLHDALHIIRHYVPSVPVIMGGSVITYDQEFIHATLKPNYSLAGEADDTVVMLADALEGRGALEAIPNLCYQKDGRLTFTEKNLKFGRDLNEQPFPDYSMFDIEGMLEASMAARPLYRFYRKNPRIMPIVTARECPFACTFCLHSHGGRAKYRARTTENVMEEIKQLYDRYQFNILILLDELFAVNKQKLDEFCQSLIEYRRRYGWDFNWMFQTHANARLNLESLILAKEAGCSYFSYGLESASKRVLKSMKKGTQPEQYAEAIAMADQAQIGFGGNFIFGDPAETPETISETLTFYRDHCSDIHCFMSGIQPYPGSALYGVSQDMGLMPDKLVFYQTIDQKVFNMTQMPDAQWIGYLRAIVAFDSLPLCKTVDVTRIIRCALQNRMTVNSGRQFWELFAECPHCNKNFSYIELTEPDRVPTHGLQIITGCEHCCKRIRLNVPVAKDKGLLLPIETDPHDEARPIGQPTGVASSGDELPQFHNASEEVRAFLDRMVTMCEQNSYHAAVAYYDAHRGQFQFHPALVEFDRLVGNLRHKLAA